The Branchiostoma floridae strain S238N-H82 chromosome 17, Bfl_VNyyK, whole genome shotgun sequence genome has a window encoding:
- the LOC118404475 gene encoding polycystin-2-like: protein MSPRVAGVLDDCNVEYSWENEDTSPMNNAVVNQTSPWVYQTSSALNGYPFWGSFALYAGGGYVAELSTNPAESVAIIQDLKNNMWIDDNTRTVLVEFTIYNAYVNLFSVVTLALELPVSGGVFPRADIQTVRLYNYTSQYTLYIMACEILYVIMLLFYLYREVKELRQKKCKYFGEFWNWVELAVAWLSVCAVCLFAWRMVITDRITAYRRSNPGRFVNYSEAAFWDAVYGYVIAIIVTLVIAKFVKLLRFNRRMSLIGDTIKHAAPKVLGFIVIYIVVIMAFAQALFFVLGNTSASFGTFLACLKTLWNIQLGEFDFSEFWDGHWFLGPAIWFTYVVTSSCILVFTFVAILMDSFESVKANIEKQSNDHEIVDFMVKQFKDYIGWKKEKNKRNAILPSPRTRSSDDLIEEDTRQMTKSRDSWTDFKTQEKEQVQTSAENGDKNMKDPFYCIL from the exons ATGTCCCCCCGAGTTGCTGGCGTTCTTGACGACTGTAACGTAGAGTATAGTTGGGAGAATGAAGACACCAGTCCTATGAACAACGCCGTCGTCAACCAAACATCTCCCTGggtctatcagacatcttcagCGCTAAACG GCTACCCATTCTGGGGTAGCTTTGCTCTGTATGCAGGCGGTGGCTATGTAGCAGAACTCAGCACCAACCCAGCAGAAAGCGTCGCCATTATCCAGGACTTGAAGAACAACATGTGGATCGACGACAACACGCGCACCGTTCTCGTCGAGTTCACCATTTACAACGCTTACGTCAACCTGTTTTCGGTGGTGACACTCGCCCTTGAGCTGCCCGTGTCGGGAGGCGTGTTTCCGCGGGCAGACATCCAGACTGTACGCCTGTACAACTACACGTCCCAGTACACGCTCTACATCATGGCGTGTGAGATTCTCTACGTCATCATGCTGCTCTTCTACCTGTACCGGGAAG TGAAAGAGCTTCGCCAGAAGAAATGTAAGTATTTCGGTGAATTCTGGAACTGGGTGGAGTTGGCGGTGGCCTGGCTGTCTGTGTGTGCCGTCTGTCTGTTCGCGTGGcgcatggtcattactgacaggATAACGGCCTATCGCAGGAGCAACCCCGGCAGATTCGTTAACTACAG TGAAGCGGCGTTCTGGGACGCTGTGTACGGGTACGTCATCGCCATCATCGTCACTCTCGTCATCGCAAAGTTTGTCAAGCTTCTCCGCTTCAACCGTCGGATGTCGCTTATCGGTGACACTATCAAACACGCCGCACCAAAAGTGTTGGGTTTCATCGTGATCTACATCGTTGTCATCATGGCGTTCGCACAAGCTTTGTTCTTCGTCCTCGGAAACACGTCAGCTAGCTTCGGCACATTCCTGGCCTGCCTGAAGACGTTGTGGAACATCCAGTTGGGAGAGTTTGACTTCAGCGAGTTCTGGGACGGACACTG GTTCCTTGGGCCGGCGATCTGGTTCACGTACGTGGTGACGTCCAGCTGCATCCTCGTCTTCACCTTTGTGGCGATCCTGATGGACAGCTTCGAGAGCGTTAAAGCCAACATCGAGAAACAGTCAAACGACCACGAGATTGTGGACTTCATGGTGAAGCAATTCAAGGACTACATAGGCTGGAAAAAGGAGAAAAACAAACGTAATGCCATCTTACCTTCCCCACGCACGCGGAGCTCTGATGACCTGATAGAAGAAGATACACGCCAGATGACCAAGAGCCGCGACAGTTGGACAGACTTCAAAACTCAGGAAAAGGAACAAGTACAAACTTCCGCAGAGAACGGAGACAAGAACATGAAAGATCCATTCTATTGCATATTGTAG